Below is a window of Leucobacter sp. Psy1 DNA.
CTCGACGAGCGTCGGAACCGTCGTCCGCACGATCCCGAGCCCTTCGATCACCGATGCTGCGGCAACGACGAACGGCTGATAATCGCCGTGGTAGACCGGCTTCAATCGGTAGCCGACCGTCGGCAGCACGTTCCGGTAGAAACTCTCCATCGTCTCGGCGAACGCGAGCTCGCTGGCACGGAGGGCGTCGAGGATCCTCGCGCGCACCGCTTCGTCCGGCCACGACATGATCGTCGTCGAGAGCGCCGCGTAGGTGCGCCACTTGCCCGATGCCGTGACGACGTCGAAGTTGTACTCCGCCGCGGTCCTGATGATGTCGATGAGCACCCGCCTCCGTCCCTCGGGCGAGCGCAGATCCTCGGTCCGCATGCTGAGATACTGCCAGGTCGTCAGCAGCGTTTCCGAGTCCGCGCGGTCGATCCTCGCCTGGTCGGCGAGCTCGCAGAAGACGTCGGCAAGGAAGTGCTCCGATGAGGGCCAGAGCTGGGCGAACTGCCGGGGGGAGACACCGGCGTCGCGGGCCAGGCCTTGCACCACCGCATCACCCACGCCGAGCGTCAGGCCGACCGACTCGACGTGGTCGATGGCACTGCGCAGCATCCGCGCCCGGACGTCGTCCGACCCCGTGCGGGACCCCCGACCGCTCGCTCGCCAAGTGTCTTCGGGCACCATCGCTCCTCTCAGGCCTGCGTGATCGCTTCATGCTACCAACGTGGCAGTCGGGAGGCGAGACATATCCGAACGAAATGATGCGCTCGCGCGCGTCCAGCGACCGTTCACGTCGCTCGTGGTGCACAATGAGACCGCACCCGCCCGCCCGCGGATCCGCCGCTCCGCGCCCCTTCGGCAGCATTCACTCAGAAGGAACCCGTCGTTGTCACACATCGATCGCACCGTCACGAACCGAGACGTCATTCCCGTCCTCTCCTCCACCGTATTCGCAGACTCCCCCGACACCCGATTCGCCTGCGGTCTCATCGCGGTGAACGACGTGCCGATGCCCGGACTCGCGGCTGAATACCACGCGCACTTCTTCCTCCGACGGAAGGTCTACGTCGATCAGACTGGCCAGCTCGATGAGAGCGATATTCAGGAGGACGGGACCGACCGCGACGCCGACGACGCCCGGTCCGTCGCATTCGCGATCTTCGAGAACCACGAGGAGGGGGTCCGCGTCGTCGGCGTCTCGCGTCTCATCATCAGGGGCGAGGGCACACCGCTGCCGGTCGAGGACTTCTGCCCCGACTCCTTCACCTCGGTACCGCTCGATGCGCGCAGTGTCGAGGTCTCCCGCGTCATCGCTAGGCACGAGACGGCGGTGGTGCAGGACCTGATCCAGTGGCACCTATTCGCCGTCATGCTCGCGTACATCGCGAATCACGACCTCGGTCGCACCTTCGCCATCATCGAACCGTGGCTCGAGCGTCATCTTCAGGGCATCATCTCCATCTCCCGCATCGGTGAACCCCGATACGTCGAGCACTACCTCGACTTCAACCTCCCGATCGAGATCGATCTCGCGGGCTCCGCCGAACAGGTCGATCTCAGGAACGGGGGGTGCATCGACGCGTACCGGGCAGCCGAACCGTCGCTCACCCACTTCGGCCGGGCCGTCCGCCGCTCACGCACCGCCCGGGCCTCGTGATGGCGCGCTCCCTCGCGTCTCCGGAGTTCTCGCGCAACTACGGCTTCTGGAGCGAGGACGAACAGCGCGCGCTGACCGACTCCTGCGTGGCGATCGCCGGCGTCGGCGGCGACGGATTCCAGCTCGGCCTCAAGCTCGCTCGGATGGGCGTGAGCCGGTTCCGGATCGCGGATCCCGAGGTCTTCGAACTCGAGAACATCAACCGCGTCGAGGGCGCCGCGGTGTCCACCTGCGGTCGCCCGAAAGCCGAGGTCTTCCGCGACCGGGTGCTCGACATCAATCCCGAGGCTGAGATCACGACCTTCCTGTCGGGCGTCACCCCTGAGAACGTCGAGGAGTTCATGCTCGGTGCTTCGCTCGTGCTCGACGAGTCCGAGCTCACGAGACCCGAGATCGGTTCGCTCATCGCCCGCCGCGCACGCCACCAGGGAATCCCCGACCTGCTCGTCATGAACGTCGGATTCGCTGCGCAGGTTACCTCCTTCGCACCGGAATCGTCATGGACATTCGAACGCTTCATGGGGTTCTCGTCGGAGGCTCCGCTCGACGAAATCGCCGAGGGAGGGGTCGATTTCGCACGATGCCTGCCATACATCCCGGCGTACACCGATCTGCGTTCGCTCCGCGCCGTGATCGGTGAGCACGGCGCGGCCCCCGCCCCGCTCCCCTCCATCTCCGCCGGCGTCGACCTCGCGTCAGCGATCGGGAGCACCCAAGCGTTCCTGCACCTCACCGCACGAGTGTCCCGACGACGCCGGTCCCCCGTCTGGGCGCCGCGCATCGCCTACACCGACGCCTACCGCCTCCGCACACGCATCGTCCGCGCGGGGAAAGCGACGCACACCCGGCACCTGCTCGTAGCTGCGGCGCGGCAGGCGCTCGGCAGGAACCCCCTCGCCAGTTACACGCCGGCCGACATCGCGCGACGCTCGGGGTGACTGGCTGGGAGCCCACAACGACGAAAGGCCCCGGCGCTGAGCCGGGGCCTTTCGTATGTGGGGTGGCTAACGGGACTTGAACCCGCGGCCCCCGCGACCACAACGCGGTGCTCTACCAACTGAGCTATAGCCACCATGTCTGTCACGCGGAACGGGCCGCGGGACAACTCCACCATCATAGCCCATGCGACGGGCCCGTGCGAATCGCGCGGCGACTCGGCGGGTGACACTCATCGGCGCCGCTGTGTAGGCTGAAATCATGCTCGATGTGCCACCCGAGGAGTTCGAGGCTCTTGTCGCCGAGGGCCTCGATTCGCTGCACGACGACATGATGGAGCAGCTCGACAACGTCATCTTCCTCGTCGAGGACGAGCCCGAGGACGGGAGCGCGATCCTCGGCAGCTACGAGGGCTTCTCGCTCGCCGAGCGCGAGGCATACGGATTCGGCGAAGAGCCGGACCGGATCATCCTGTTCCGGAAGAACCTCCTCGCCCACTGCGAGGATCGCGACACGCTCGTCGCCGAGATCAGGATCACGCTGGTGCACGAGATCGCCCACTTCTACGGCATCTCGGAAGAACGCATCCACGAGCTGGGGTGGGGATGATGGCGGACACGCGGCTCAGACCTGACCGCGCAGAACAGCTCGAGGCTCAGGAGGAGCAGCCGTGGCAGGCAGTGGTCTGGGACGACCCGGTCAATCTGATGTCGTACGTCTCCTACGTCTTCCGCACGCACTTCGGCATGACGCGCGAGCGAGCCGACGAACTCATGATGCGGGTACACACCGCAGGCAGCGCCGTGGTCGCGGAGGGCGGTCGCGAGGCGATGGAGCTCCACGTCGAGGCGATGCACGGGTACGGACTCTGGGCCACCGTGCGGCAAGGGGGCGTCGGGTGAGACTCCTCCCGCTCCCCGGAGGCGCGCTGCGCCTCAGTCTGGACGCCGACGAGGCCGGACTCCTCGACCAGCTCGTCGGGCAGCTCATCGAGCTCCTGCAGAGCCACAGCGGCACGGCGCTCGACCCCGACCCCCTGTTCGCCAGCCTGGAAGTCGGAGGGTCGGACGAGCAACCGGCCGACCCAGCACTGGCCAGGCTCTTCCCGAGCGCTTACGAGGATGACGACGAGGCCTCGCAGTTCCGCCGCGTCACCGAGCAGGGCCTCCTCAACCGGAAGCTGCAGGACGCCATGGACGTCACAACGGCCATCGGCCTGGGCGCGAGCGAGGACGCCGGCACCCCAGTGGAACTCGAGATCACTCCGGAGACCCTGCCCACCTGGGTACGCACCCTGACTTCCCTGCGCCTCGCCATCGCCGCCCGCGTCGGGCTCGAGCGCGAGGACGACCACGCGCAGCTCCTGCAGCACGAGGACACGCGGGGCACGGTGCTGGTCTACGACTGGCTCGCCGCGATCCTCGATTCGGTGCTCCGAATGACCGAGCACGGCCACGAGGCCTGAGCGCTCGACGCGCCTACTCCTTCGGACGCATGAGGCGCGCCGAAGTCACCCCGGACTCGCCGAAGCGTCCGCGCACCTGATCCATGATCTGATCGACGGCTTTCCAATCTTCGTCATCGCTCCAGAGCGCTGCCGCATCACTCCCCTCGGGAACGAGCTGCTCAGCCCGCACTCCGATCAACCGCACGGGTCTGCCGCGTTCGCCGAGCGCATCGAAGAGCTCCTGCGCCGTGTGGTAGATCCGCTGGGTGCCCCCGGTCGCCTCGGCGAGCGTGCGCGATCGCGTCACGGTGTCGAAGTTGGCCCAGCGCACCTTGATCGAGATCGTCCTGGCCTCTAAGCGATGGGCACGGAGCCGCTCCCCCGTGCGGGTCGCGAGACGCAGCAGTTCGCGGCTGAGCACGTCGGGGTCGCCCTGATCGACCGCGAAGGTCTCCTCGTGGCCGATGCTCTTCTCCACCCGGGTCGTCTCGACCTCACGCGGATCCTCGCCTCGCGCGAGACTGCTGAGCTTGCGCGCGGTGGCATCGCCGACGACGCGGCGGAGCGAGTCCAGCGGTTCGCGCGCGATATCCCCGACGGTGTGCAGCGCACGTGCCCGCAGTGCGCGGCTCGTCGCCTGCCCCACTCCCCACACGGCTTCGACGGGCAGCGGATGCAGGAACTCCAGCGTGCGTGCCGGAGGGATCTCGAGAACCCCATCTGGCTTGGCGCGCTGCGATGCGAGCTTGGCGACGAACTTGGTGCCGGCGAGCCCGACTGACGCGGGAAGGCCGGTGCGCTCGCGTATGCGCTCCCTGATCTGCCGCGCGATGTCCGCAGGCGGGCCGAACAGGCGCACAGACCCGGCGACGTCGAGGAACGCCTCATCGATGCTGAGCGGCTCCACGAGCGGCGTGAACTCGGTGAAGACCTGCATGACCCGCCGCGACATCTCACGATACTTCTCGTGCGCCGGCGGCACGAGGATGAGCTGCGGGCACAGTTGCTTCGCACGCCCGACGGGCATGGCGGAGGAGACGCCGAACCGCCGAGCCTCATAGCTGGCACTGGACACGACCGAGCGCGGCGAGTCGTGGGCCGCGGCCACCGGCTTGCCGATCAGGTCGGGTCGCTCGAGGAGTTCCACGGCGACGAAGAACGAGTCCATGTCGACGTGCAGGATCGACGCGATCTCGCGCACTCCACTCGCCACCCCTCTGTTGCACCACACGCGGGGCGCACGCACCCGTGGCCCCGCGCTCGGTGATCAGGCTACTGCGCCCGTTCGAGCACCAGTTCGCGGACGCGTGCGGCGTCCGCCTGTCCTCGCATCGCCTTCATGACT
It encodes the following:
- the clpS gene encoding ATP-dependent Clp protease adapter ClpS, whose product is MADTRLRPDRAEQLEAQEEQPWQAVVWDDPVNLMSYVSYVFRTHFGMTRERADELMMRVHTAGSAVVAEGGREAMELHVEAMHGYGLWATVRQGGVG
- a CDS encoding ThiF family adenylyltransferase, yielding MARSLASPEFSRNYGFWSEDEQRALTDSCVAIAGVGGDGFQLGLKLARMGVSRFRIADPEVFELENINRVEGAAVSTCGRPKAEVFRDRVLDINPEAEITTFLSGVTPENVEEFMLGASLVLDESELTRPEIGSLIARRARHQGIPDLLVMNVGFAAQVTSFAPESSWTFERFMGFSSEAPLDEIAEGGVDFARCLPYIPAYTDLRSLRAVIGEHGAAPAPLPSISAGVDLASAIGSTQAFLHLTARVSRRRRSPVWAPRIAYTDAYRLRTRIVRAGKATHTRHLLVAAARQALGRNPLASYTPADIARRSG
- the dinB gene encoding DNA polymerase IV, translated to MREIASILHVDMDSFFVAVELLERPDLIGKPVAAAHDSPRSVVSSASYEARRFGVSSAMPVGRAKQLCPQLILVPPAHEKYREMSRRVMQVFTEFTPLVEPLSIDEAFLDVAGSVRLFGPPADIARQIRERIRERTGLPASVGLAGTKFVAKLASQRAKPDGVLEIPPARTLEFLHPLPVEAVWGVGQATSRALRARALHTVGDIAREPLDSLRRVVGDATARKLSSLARGEDPREVETTRVEKSIGHEETFAVDQGDPDVLSRELLRLATRTGERLRAHRLEARTISIKVRWANFDTVTRSRTLAEATGGTQRIYHTAQELFDALGERGRPVRLIGVRAEQLVPEGSDAAALWSDDEDWKAVDQIMDQVRGRFGESGVTSARLMRPKE
- a CDS encoding GNAT family N-acyltransferase, with protein sequence MSHIDRTVTNRDVIPVLSSTVFADSPDTRFACGLIAVNDVPMPGLAAEYHAHFFLRRKVYVDQTGQLDESDIQEDGTDRDADDARSVAFAIFENHEEGVRVVGVSRLIIRGEGTPLPVEDFCPDSFTSVPLDARSVEVSRVIARHETAVVQDLIQWHLFAVMLAYIANHDLGRTFAIIEPWLERHLQGIISISRIGEPRYVEHYLDFNLPIEIDLAGSAEQVDLRNGGCIDAYRAAEPSLTHFGRAVRRSRTARAS
- a CDS encoding DUF2017 family protein is translated as MRLLPLPGGALRLSLDADEAGLLDQLVGQLIELLQSHSGTALDPDPLFASLEVGGSDEQPADPALARLFPSAYEDDDEASQFRRVTEQGLLNRKLQDAMDVTTAIGLGASEDAGTPVELEITPETLPTWVRTLTSLRLAIAARVGLEREDDHAQLLQHEDTRGTVLVYDWLAAILDSVLRMTEHGHEA
- a CDS encoding metallopeptidase family protein; its protein translation is MLDVPPEEFEALVAEGLDSLHDDMMEQLDNVIFLVEDEPEDGSAILGSYEGFSLAEREAYGFGEEPDRIILFRKNLLAHCEDRDTLVAEIRITLVHEIAHFYGISEERIHELGWG